In the genome of Geotrypetes seraphini chromosome 14, aGeoSer1.1, whole genome shotgun sequence, one region contains:
- the LOC117348150 gene encoding olfactory receptor 1009-like translates to MEGWNQTSVTVFILLGLTRDPKLQIPLFVLFLLVYVITLLANIGIILVTRLDVRLRTPMYFFLFHLSIVDICLSSDVTPQTMQTFLTEQKTISVLGCAFQMCIFISFAVIEYYLLAVMAYDRYVAICNPLLYPIIMTRSLCIRMLSAVYIIGFCSALIHSILAFQLSYCRSNVINHFYCDILPILVLSCSDHSVNDIVLVSIGGFHSITTFTAIIISYTYIISSILRIRSAEGRRKAFNTCASHFTAVLIFYGTLFATYFRPNSGYSMNQDKIVSVFYTVLIPMINPLIYSLRNKDVKAALIKVGKQLFTAFRGFTR, encoded by the coding sequence atggaaggcTGGAACCAGACGTCAGTGACTGTGTTCATTCTCCTGGGACTCACTCGTGATCCAAAGCTCCAGATTCCACTCTTTGTGCTGTTCCTACTGGTCTATGTTATCACCCTCCTGGCTAATATCGGTATCATTCTTGTAACTAGGCTGGATGTGCGCCTGCGGACACCAATgtattttttcctctttcactTGTCAATTGTAGATATCTGTTTATCTTCAGATGTTACCCCCCAAACCATGCAGACTTTCTTGACAGAGCAGAAAACTATCTCCGTCCTTGGTTGTGCTTTTCAAATGTGTATTTTTATCTCTTTTGCCGTTATAGAGTACTATCTGCTGGCAGTGATGGCGTATGATCGATACGTGGCAATCTGTAACCCGTTACTTTATCCGATCATTATGACCAGGAGTCTATGCATTCGGATGTTGAGTGCAGTTTATATTATTGGCTTTTGCTCTGCTCTAATCCATTCAATTTTAGCTTTTCAATTGTCCTATTGTAGGTCCAATGTAATTAATCACTTTTACTGTGATATCCTTCCAATCTTGGTTCTTTCTTGCTCAGACCACTCTGTCAATGATATTGTACTTGTTTCTATAGGTGGGTTCCATTCCATAACCACCTTTACGGCCATCATAATATCTTACACCTATATCATCTCCAGCATCTTGAGGATTCGCTCTGCTGAAGGAAGACGCAAAGCATTTAACACTTGTGCTTCCCACTTCACGGCTGTGTTGATTTTCTATGGGACTCTTTTTGCCACATATTTCCGGCCTAATTCAGGTTATTCTATGAACCAGGACAAAATAGTTTCAGTGTTTTACACAGTCTTAATCCCCATGATAAACCCCCTGATTTATAGCTTGAGAAACAAAGATGTAAAAGCAGCCTTGATAAAGGTGGGGAAACAATTATTCACAGCATTTAGAGGGTTCACTAGATAA